AGCAATGCCGAGCTCCTGGCCATAATGCTAAGGACAGGAATCAGCCATAACCACCATAGCAGATCGGCTCTGGATCTTGCAAAAGTGCTTCTGGCCAGGTTTAAAAACCTGAGAGGTCTGCTCAATGCCTCTGTTTATGAGCTTACCCGCATTGAAGGTATCGGGCAGGCAAAAGCATCACAGATAATTGCATCTCTGGAGCTTGGCAGCAGGGCTATGTCTGAAAAGAATGGCAATAATATAAGTTTTAGATGCAGCGAGGATGTAGCCAATTACTACATACCGCTTATGAAAAACTTAAAGAAGGAGCAGTTCAGGATACTGCTTTTAAATATAAGGAATAAGATAATAAAGGAAGTGCTTATCTCACAAGGATCTCTTACGTCATC
The nucleotide sequence above comes from Actinomycetota bacterium. Encoded proteins:
- a CDS encoding JAB domain-containing protein, whose translation is MLRTGISHNHHSRSALDLAKVLLARFKNLRGLLNASVYELTRIEGIGQAKASQIIASLELGSRAMSEKNGNNISFRCSEDVANYYIPLMKNLKKEQFRILLLNIRNKIIKEVLISQGSLTSS